In the Streptomyces sp. f51 genome, one interval contains:
- the fabG gene encoding 3-oxoacyl-ACP reductase FabG, which produces MTQQNPKVALVTGATSGIGLAVTRLLAEQGHRVFLCARTEDGVTRTVKELLDDGLEVDGVTCDVRSADDVKRFVRQAVERFGTIDVLVNNAGRSGGGVTADITDELWFDVIDTNLNSVFLMTREVLTTGGMRDKDRGRIINIASTAGKQGVVLGAPYSASKHGVVGLTKALGNELAPTGITVNAVCPGYVETPMAQRVRQGYAAAYDTSEDAILERFRAKIPLGRYSTPDEVAGLVGYLASDTAASITAQALNVCGGLGNF; this is translated from the coding sequence ATGACGCAGCAGAACCCGAAGGTCGCCCTCGTCACGGGCGCGACCAGCGGCATAGGCCTGGCGGTGACCAGGCTGCTGGCCGAGCAGGGCCACCGGGTGTTCCTCTGCGCCCGTACCGAGGACGGTGTGACCCGTACGGTCAAGGAACTCCTCGACGACGGGCTGGAGGTGGACGGCGTCACCTGCGACGTCCGTTCGGCCGACGACGTCAAGCGCTTCGTGCGGCAGGCCGTCGAGCGCTTCGGCACGATCGACGTCCTCGTCAACAACGCGGGCCGCTCCGGCGGCGGAGTCACCGCGGACATCACCGACGAGCTGTGGTTCGACGTCATCGACACCAACCTCAACAGTGTCTTCCTGATGACGCGCGAGGTGCTCACCACGGGCGGCATGCGCGACAAGGACCGCGGCCGGATCATCAACATCGCCTCCACCGCGGGCAAGCAGGGCGTGGTGCTCGGCGCCCCCTACTCGGCCTCCAAGCACGGCGTGGTCGGCCTCACCAAGGCGCTCGGCAACGAGCTGGCGCCCACCGGGATCACCGTCAACGCGGTCTGCCCCGGCTATGTCGAGACGCCGATGGCACAGCGCGTCCGCCAGGGCTACGCGGCCGCGTACGACACCAGCGAGGACGCCATCCTCGAGAGGTTCCGGGCGAAGATCCCGCTCGGCCGTTACTCGACGCCCGACGAGGTCGCGGGCCTGGTCGGCTATCTGGCGTCCGACACCGCCGCCTCCATCACCGCCCAGGCGCTGAACGTCTGCGGCGGCCTGGGCAACTTCTGA